Proteins encoded in a region of the Bacteroidia bacterium genome:
- the nusA gene encoding transcription termination factor NusA, with protein sequence MNTLDIIDSFGDIKDLKNIDRVTMSKVLEEVFRNTLKKTFGTDEHFDIIVNPDKGDIQIWQNREIVEDGAVEDPYTQIAYSEAIKIEPDFEVGEELSEEIKIASFGRRAIQALRQNLINKIMELEKEDVLKNYEDRIGEIINAEVYQIWKKEILVLDDDGNELILPKTEQIPSDYFKKGDSIRAIVLKVELHNNNPKIILSRTSPMFLERLFELEVPEIADGLISIKKIVREPGERAKVAVESYDDRIDPVGACVGMKGSRIHGIVRELRNENIDVINYTVNQTLYISRSLSPAKITSINIDTENKRASVYLKSDQVSLAIGKGGLNIKLAAKLTGYEIDVFRESGEEDFDVDLEEFADEIDSWIIDELKSIGCDTGRSVLNLSVQELVRRTDLEEETIKEIRSIIRTEFE encoded by the coding sequence ATGAACACTCTCGATATCATTGATTCCTTTGGTGATATAAAGGATCTGAAGAATATTGACCGGGTGACGATGTCCAAGGTACTGGAAGAGGTATTCAGAAATACGCTCAAGAAGACATTCGGGACAGATGAGCATTTTGACATTATCGTGAATCCTGATAAAGGAGATATACAGATCTGGCAAAATCGCGAGATCGTGGAAGACGGAGCCGTAGAAGATCCCTATACCCAGATTGCCTATTCAGAAGCCATAAAAATAGAACCTGATTTTGAAGTCGGGGAGGAGTTGTCAGAGGAAATCAAGATAGCTTCCTTCGGCAGACGGGCGATACAGGCCCTGCGGCAAAACCTGATCAATAAGATCATGGAGCTGGAAAAAGAAGACGTACTGAAGAATTACGAAGACCGGATTGGAGAAATAATAAATGCAGAGGTATATCAAATCTGGAAGAAGGAAATTTTAGTGCTTGACGATGATGGAAACGAATTAATTCTCCCTAAAACTGAGCAGATTCCCAGTGACTATTTCAAGAAAGGTGACAGCATCCGTGCAATTGTGCTGAAGGTGGAACTTCACAATAATAATCCAAAAATCATTCTTTCAAGAACTTCTCCTATGTTCCTGGAACGATTGTTTGAATTGGAAGTTCCGGAAATAGCTGACGGATTGATTAGTATAAAAAAGATCGTCAGAGAACCGGGAGAGCGAGCTAAGGTAGCCGTGGAGTCCTATGATGACAGGATTGATCCTGTGGGGGCTTGCGTTGGTATGAAAGGAAGCAGGATTCATGGTATCGTTCGTGAACTCAGGAACGAGAACATTGACGTGATAAATTACACGGTAAACCAGACACTATATATTTCCCGCTCATTAAGTCCTGCTAAAATTACGAGTATCAATATAGATACGGAAAATAAAAGAGCCTCTGTATACCTAAAGTCGGATCAGGTGTCACTCGCAATAGGCAAGGGAGGCTTAAATATCAAGCTTGCTGCAAAACTTACGGGTTATGAGATAGACGTGTTCCGGGAAAGCGGTGAAGAGGATTTTGATGTGGATCTGGAAGAATTTGCAGATGAAATTGATAGCTGGATCATTGATGAATTGAAGAGCATCGGATGCGATACTGGCAGGAGTGTTCTGAACCTGAGTGTACAGGAATTGGTAAGAAGAACTGATCTTGAGGAAGAAACGATAAAGGAAATCCGCAGCATCATTCGTACGGAATTCGAATAA
- the infB gene encoding translation initiation factor IF-2: MAEAKAKRLSKVARELNVATTTIVEFLDKKGHEIEQSPNTKVPEELYVILLEQFQPDKIVGEKAHNIQLPDLSKRQEKESSEEGDEVLVKSNTVSETPAPPKDEPVKEKTPEPAREEAPVEDKIEETAEPEVKKEQEKEKEETAPVAEEQPETPPEAPVEAKQEGPKKLERQQFKVVGKLDLDALKARPAKKQEEKKEAEKAEIEEAAEIVEVPEEKEIEPVAEEKKEEGIEEEKPEVQDQQKEEEKGEKRPEKRETVMKEAQGLKIVGKIDLDKIQKKKPVASTSDLSSIKKKRRKRKRIAGAPETKAPDTRQRGGAAKKERAPKAADKPEIDDKQIQEQIKATLSRLSGQNPKQASKSRLKKKKKEQREQKEAGEVEQETTTLQLTEFITVKELASIIDVPVTDVITACMGMGMMVSINQRLDAEAITFIADEFGHDVEFKDVDVDEPSMEEEDNPENLIDRAPIVTIMGHVDHGKTSLLDYIRSSNIIAGEAGGITQHIGAYAVVLENDKNITFLDTPGHEAFTAMRARGAKVTDVAIIVVAADDSVMPQTKEAISHAQAAGVPIVFAINKVDKEVADPTRIKQQLADMNLLVEEWGGKYQSQDISAKQGMHIDDLLEKVLLEAEMLELKADPKKRAVGTVIEASMDKGKGIVATVLVEGGTLEVGDPILAGSHYGKVKALNNERGARVGNAGPSTPVQVLGFDGAPQAGDKFYVTESETQAKDFASKRRQLIREQGIRARKHITLDEIGRRLAIGNFKELNVIIKGDVDGSIEALSDSLLKLSTQEIQVNVIHKGVGQISESDVLLASASDAVIIGFQVRPSISARKLAEQEQIEIRLYSVIYDAIEEVKAAMEGMLAPSVEERIISNIEVRDVFKITKVGTVAGCMVLDGKVHRNSKVRLVRQGVVVYDGEIHALKRFKDDVKEVAAGYECGISIKNYNDIKSGDIIEAYEEVEVKRKL, translated from the coding sequence ATGGCTGAAGCCAAAGCAAAAAGATTATCAAAAGTAGCAAGAGAGCTTAATGTGGCTACGACCACGATCGTGGAATTTCTGGATAAGAAAGGACACGAGATAGAACAGAGCCCCAATACAAAGGTTCCGGAGGAGCTGTATGTCATACTTCTGGAGCAATTTCAACCGGATAAGATTGTTGGGGAAAAAGCCCATAATATACAGTTACCTGATCTGAGTAAACGACAGGAGAAGGAAAGTTCTGAGGAAGGTGATGAAGTACTTGTGAAATCCAATACGGTTTCTGAAACCCCAGCACCCCCCAAAGATGAACCGGTCAAGGAGAAGACACCCGAACCTGCCAGGGAAGAGGCGCCTGTCGAGGATAAAATTGAGGAAACCGCAGAACCGGAAGTAAAGAAGGAGCAAGAGAAAGAAAAGGAAGAAACCGCTCCCGTAGCTGAGGAACAACCAGAAACACCTCCGGAAGCACCTGTTGAGGCTAAACAGGAAGGACCGAAAAAGCTGGAACGCCAGCAATTTAAGGTGGTAGGAAAGTTGGATCTTGATGCGTTAAAAGCACGGCCTGCAAAAAAACAGGAAGAAAAGAAGGAGGCGGAAAAAGCAGAAATTGAAGAAGCCGCAGAAATAGTAGAAGTTCCGGAGGAAAAGGAAATAGAGCCGGTTGCGGAAGAAAAGAAAGAGGAAGGAATAGAGGAAGAAAAACCTGAAGTTCAGGATCAGCAAAAGGAGGAAGAAAAGGGAGAAAAAAGACCGGAGAAAAGAGAGACGGTAATGAAGGAGGCCCAGGGACTGAAAATTGTTGGAAAAATAGATCTGGATAAAATTCAAAAGAAAAAGCCGGTAGCTTCTACCTCTGATCTGTCATCAATCAAAAAGAAGCGGAGAAAGCGGAAACGGATTGCGGGAGCACCCGAAACAAAAGCACCTGATACCCGGCAACGTGGCGGAGCTGCAAAAAAGGAAAGAGCGCCCAAAGCTGCTGATAAACCCGAAATTGATGATAAGCAAATCCAGGAACAGATAAAGGCTACATTATCCCGCTTGAGCGGGCAGAATCCAAAACAGGCTTCTAAAAGCAGGTTAAAGAAGAAAAAGAAAGAACAGCGCGAGCAAAAAGAGGCCGGTGAGGTAGAACAGGAAACCACAACACTCCAGCTTACTGAGTTTATAACAGTTAAAGAGCTCGCTTCCATTATTGATGTTCCGGTCACGGATGTTATCACAGCCTGCATGGGCATGGGAATGATGGTATCAATAAACCAGCGGCTCGATGCAGAGGCCATCACTTTTATTGCAGATGAATTTGGCCATGATGTGGAATTCAAAGATGTAGACGTGGATGAGCCAAGTATGGAAGAGGAGGATAATCCTGAAAACCTGATAGACCGTGCACCTATTGTTACCATCATGGGACACGTGGACCACGGGAAAACTTCTCTGCTCGACTATATCCGCTCTTCCAATATAATTGCCGGAGAGGCCGGTGGCATCACCCAGCACATTGGGGCTTATGCCGTTGTGTTGGAGAATGATAAGAATATAACTTTTCTGGATACTCCCGGCCATGAGGCTTTTACGGCAATGCGCGCCAGAGGAGCTAAGGTTACTGACGTGGCCATCATTGTAGTGGCTGCTGATGATAGCGTAATGCCACAAACAAAAGAGGCCATAAGCCACGCCCAGGCAGCAGGGGTTCCTATCGTATTTGCGATCAACAAGGTAGATAAGGAAGTAGCTGATCCAACTAGGATCAAGCAGCAACTGGCAGATATGAACCTCCTTGTGGAAGAGTGGGGCGGAAAATACCAGAGCCAGGATATTTCGGCTAAACAGGGAATGCATATAGACGACTTGCTGGAAAAGGTGCTTTTGGAGGCAGAGATGCTCGAATTAAAGGCGGATCCTAAGAAACGGGCTGTAGGAACAGTGATAGAGGCTTCTATGGACAAGGGTAAAGGAATCGTAGCCACCGTCCTTGTAGAAGGAGGAACCCTTGAAGTGGGCGACCCTATTTTAGCAGGATCCCACTATGGAAAGGTAAAGGCCCTTAACAACGAAAGGGGTGCAAGAGTGGGCAACGCAGGCCCATCCACACCGGTGCAGGTATTAGGCTTTGATGGCGCTCCCCAGGCAGGCGATAAGTTCTATGTCACGGAATCGGAAACGCAGGCTAAAGACTTTGCCAGTAAACGCAGGCAGCTTATCCGGGAACAAGGCATCCGGGCACGGAAGCATATTACGCTTGATGAAATAGGACGCAGGCTTGCCATTGGAAACTTTAAGGAATTGAATGTCATCATCAAAGGTGATGTAGATGGTTCTATAGAGGCACTTTCTGATTCCTTACTGAAGCTGTCTACACAGGAAATTCAGGTGAACGTGATTCATAAGGGTGTAGGGCAGATCTCGGAATCGGATGTACTCCTGGCTTCTGCATCCGATGCTGTAATTATCGGCTTTCAGGTGCGGCCTTCTATAAGTGCCCGTAAACTTGCAGAGCAGGAACAAATTGAGATCAGGCTCTATTCTGTAATTTACGATGCGATTGAGGAAGTGAAAGCAGCCATGGAGGGAATGCTTGCCCCATCTGTAGAGGAAAGGATTATCTCTAATATTGAAGTACGCGATGTATTCAAAATTACCAAAGTGGGTACGGTAGCGGGTTGTATGGTATTGGACGGAAAAGTACACCGGAATAGTAAGGTACGCCTGGTACGTCAGGGAGTAGTGGTATATGATGGTGAAATACACGCTCTCAAGAGATTTAAGGATGATGTAAAAGAGGTGGCGGCCGGATACGAATGCGGTATTTCCATTAAGAATTATAATGACATCAAGAGCGGAGATATCATTGAAGCTTACGAGGAAGTAGAAGTGAAAAGGAAGTTGTAG
- a CDS encoding gliding motility-associated C-terminal domain-containing protein, giving the protein MRRVCSTPDGDVVIFWKSFSDTCSSFEKLYIYGKEKENEPYEIIDSVFDISITEYLHLGAKVLSQQWKYYIEVFYDCNGIGTLLSDTMSIDFTAPDQVLIDSVSVVDGMAQIGWQQSSNLDSRGYYVYLYDGFDNNILDTLDRNDITGYLDSLTGDPEQKAERYRVAAYDSCGNISLLGAFHRTIFLEESVDTCAGTISLEWTGYQGWQSDLAGYEIWMEKNGGGFIRIDSVGDVGSYVFENGERDTNYCFYVRAIHRNGVYTSSSNRICTEGDFVSYEGEVYLRKVTVVDSLIEVHWWVSEEEFLGGFELSRGGSPLTMSMHREIPATGGANYVFTDSSADPNEQVYHYEVAAKSVCGVIAGRSNVSHNILLRIQNKEFTELTWNEYDGWSGGVESYEVQRSNSSELPLTFINIADLQRMITEFPDSEQIEEIGNLGVCYVIRGVEGDTNSYGFKEDSYSNMVCVIDDAVIHVPNAFRPEGPNNTFAPRGLFIDYSNSTMTVYDRWGGRLFETHDVMKGWDGTGTKGEQVPEGVYFYKMIIWGLDGSRHILDGNVTKF; this is encoded by the coding sequence ATGCGGAGGGTCTGCAGTACGCCTGACGGTGATGTGGTGATCTTCTGGAAAAGCTTTTCAGATACCTGTTCATCCTTTGAAAAGCTGTATATCTATGGAAAGGAAAAGGAGAATGAGCCTTATGAGATCATAGATAGTGTTTTTGATATTTCAATTACAGAGTATCTGCATCTGGGGGCAAAGGTACTTTCGCAACAATGGAAATACTACATCGAGGTCTTTTATGACTGTAATGGCATTGGCACACTGCTATCCGATACTATGAGTATTGATTTTACTGCTCCGGATCAAGTGTTGATTGATAGCGTCAGCGTGGTGGATGGAATGGCTCAGATCGGTTGGCAACAGAGTTCAAATTTGGATAGCAGAGGATACTATGTTTATTTATATGATGGATTTGATAATAATATTTTAGACACACTGGACAGAAATGATATTACAGGTTACCTGGATTCATTGACAGGAGATCCTGAACAAAAGGCAGAGCGATACAGAGTAGCTGCGTATGACAGTTGCGGAAATATAAGCCTTCTTGGAGCTTTTCACAGAACCATCTTTTTGGAAGAAAGTGTGGATACCTGCGCAGGAACGATAAGCCTGGAATGGACCGGATACCAGGGGTGGCAATCCGATCTGGCAGGCTATGAAATATGGATGGAGAAAAACGGAGGTGGTTTTATTCGAATAGATTCTGTTGGCGATGTAGGTTCGTATGTGTTTGAGAATGGAGAGCGGGACACCAATTATTGTTTTTACGTTAGAGCAATACACCGCAATGGAGTTTATACAAGCAGCTCCAACAGGATTTGTACTGAGGGTGATTTTGTTTCTTACGAGGGGGAGGTATATTTAAGAAAAGTTACTGTGGTGGATTCTCTGATTGAAGTTCATTGGTGGGTGAGTGAAGAGGAGTTTTTAGGAGGGTTTGAGCTGTCAAGAGGGGGCTCGCCTCTAACGATGTCAATGCACAGGGAGATACCTGCTACGGGTGGAGCTAATTATGTATTTACGGATAGTTCAGCCGATCCGAACGAGCAGGTGTATCATTACGAAGTTGCAGCAAAATCAGTGTGCGGAGTGATAGCTGGCAGATCAAATGTTTCACACAATATTTTATTAAGGATTCAAAATAAGGAATTTACAGAACTTACCTGGAATGAATATGATGGCTGGAGCGGAGGTGTGGAATCTTATGAGGTTCAAAGAAGCAACAGTAGTGAATTGCCGCTGACCTTTATAAATATCGCGGATTTGCAGAGAATGATAACGGAGTTTCCAGATTCGGAGCAAATTGAAGAAATTGGAAATTTAGGTGTCTGTTATGTAATTCGAGGGGTTGAGGGAGATACTAATAGCTATGGTTTTAAGGAAGATAGCTATTCCAACATGGTATGTGTAATTGATGATGCCGTAATTCATGTACCCAATGCCTTCAGACCAGAGGGACCCAATAATACCTTTGCCCCGCGAGGATTGTTTATAGATTATAGCAACAGCACTATGACAGTTTATGATCGCTGGGGTGGGCGTCTATTTGAAACGCATGACGTGATGAAGGGTTGGGATGGAACAGGTACTAAAGGGGAACAAGTACCGGAGGGTGTTTATTTCTACAAAATGATCATTTGGGGTCTTGATGGTTCGAGACATATCCTAGATGGGAATGTCACAAAATTTTAG
- the ybeY gene encoding rRNA maturation RNase YbeY, with the protein MPYQVGVFMEGVDWYASLETMLNRILPEIAREEGRNINFVNIILLSDEGLQNYNLKYLQHSEYTDVITFDLSTSSTELEGEIYISADRVRENARAFEETQEVEMIRVIIHGLLHLIGYKDKSEEERKLMRQKEDFYLDKHGFTWNSGNER; encoded by the coding sequence ATGCCTTATCAGGTAGGTGTTTTCATGGAAGGGGTGGATTGGTACGCTTCCTTAGAGACGATGTTGAATCGAATCCTTCCTGAAATCGCAAGGGAAGAGGGGAGGAATATAAATTTTGTTAATATTATTCTGTTATCAGACGAGGGGCTTCAGAACTATAACCTGAAATATCTTCAGCACTCAGAATATACTGATGTGATCACCTTCGACTTATCAACCTCTTCCACTGAATTAGAAGGAGAAATATATATAAGTGCGGACAGGGTGAGAGAGAATGCCAGGGCCTTTGAGGAAACACAGGAGGTGGAAATGATACGAGTGATAATACATGGATTATTGCACCTTATCGGGTACAAGGACAAAAGCGAGGAAGAGAGAAAGTTGATGCGTCAAAAGGAGGACTTTTATTTAGACAAACATGGTTTCACGTGGAACAGCGGTAATGAAAGATAG